The genomic interval CGTGTATGGCTTCTCGCCCGTGTGTATGAGCATGTGGTTGCGCAGCGAGCAGACGTTGGCTAGCTGCTTATCGCAGATGCTGCACTGCAGAAGCGTCTTCGTCTCACTGGCTCGCGGCGTGCAGTAATTCTTGCGGTGAATGCGCAGGGTTGGTCGGCGTGCAAAGCTCTTGCCACAGTCCTGGCAGTGATAAGGACGCTGTCCGGTGTGCAGTACCGAATGCTCCTTCAGGTCCCGCTGGGTGCCGTAGGCCTTATCACACTGGGAGCACTTGAAGGGGCGCAGACCCCGGTGACCCAGGAGATGGGCTTTGTAGCTCTCCTCGGAGCAGTACTCCTTCCCGCACTCGGGGCACAGGTGCGGTTTCAGGCCGCTGTGGATGAAGCTGTGTCTCTTTAAGTGACCGAGCTGGGAGAAGCTTTTGGCGCAATCTTTACACTGGAATTTGCGCTCTGAAGGCTCTTTGGGTTTTGTCGCTTTGGTCTCATGGCTCTTCTTTGCATCTTGTGGGGGATCCTCGCGCTCCTCTAGTCTGGCCACCTTACTCCGCCTTTCCTCCTTCTTTCCTGCACACTTCCTCTTGGAGATTCTTCCATTTTGGCCAGTGCATGGCTTCACCCCTTGGGGCTCTGTCCGGTcacctctccccctcctccttcctcctggtGATCGGTCTCTTGTTGTGTTCTTATGCTCCGTGTACTTGGCGTTATCCGGGGATTTGGCTGCTGGCATAGGAGTGACATGTTGGGACTTTGCAGTACTGGCCATGCCGCAAGTCATCTCGTTCTCTGCAACGTTCACTTCTGACAGAtctaaaaagtacaaaaaatataTTTCTGGAGGTGAAGacgtcttatatatatatatatatatatatatattattatacagtgCAGAGTCTATCACATTTATCACGCTGAGCTCTGGAACGTAACACGAGGCGACTCTGCGGTGTCACAGCTATACTTAAAGGGATAGAGAAACCTGACCAGGACATTCCCTGCACCACATAAGctaccaatatctatgcaggtcCCTTGTTTCCCCCATTCTCAGACTACAGCGGGATCCGGGCAGTCCCTGTGTTCAGTCTCTACGGCCGCTCCGactctctgtgatgtcaccgactCTTCTCCAGCTGCTTTTACATAGAGTGGAGTCGGTCACATGACTAGGAATAGGAGCATCGGCAGGGCAAGGAGCCCTCTGACCCCCTATATAGGGATCCCCAACAATCAAGCGTTCAGTTTCCCTCCAGGGCCAGTATCAGGTCTGGCACCCCCACGATCATCAGACTGAATAGGTAATGGAGCTGGAGTGACCTTACATCTGCAGATCAGaatcattcaagtaaatgggactgagctgtaatgccAAGTACTATCACTATACCATGTACAGCCTCAGCACCTGtgcaagcagctgatcagtgggtgtgcagggtgtcagaccctcactgatctgatactgatggatCTGTATCACTGTATAAACATTACCGGACCTCAGCGCAGCCGCTGACATGGCTATGACACTGAAACAAGAAAGAGCAACGTCACAACCAACGGCCTGGTCTCTCCATAGACACAACATAGAAGAACAGGACATGACAGAATCCGATGACATCAGACAGACCTGTGGTTTCGGTGCACTCTGCCTGTGCTATGGGTGCACCCAGGGGGAGGTCTCCAGTAGGTTCGGGGCTACTAGACAGCTTGGCTCCCTCTGGTTCTGGGATGAGCAGGGACTCGGCTTCCTCTTGCTCTGCAGTCACCGCTGCGGCTTCCAGTTCAGACTCCCCTGATGAGGTGCGGCACTTTGGGTGAGGAGTCACGACCAATACTTCAGGGTGCAGGGACGGTAACAGACAGGCTGAACTCCCCAAAATCTCCTTGTTCTGCTGAGCCTGTCCGTCATCACCCACCTCTTGTAGGCAGTCACTGGCAGCAGAGTCGCTCACTGAATTCGGAGAACATGGTGCAGGGTCTTCAGTCTCCTCACCGCAGACCATGAGCTCCTGTAGGGGAAGGAGCAGCTCACAGCCCGGCTGGACTGAGGTGGTGACCTGGAGATGGAGAATTCCTCCAAGGCTGCACAATTTCACATTCTCCTTCTTCGCACTTTTCCTTATAAACCTGCAAAACAGCAAAAGGTTGAAGAAAAGGGGAAAATGGGGCAAGACGGGCCGAGATGGGGCAGGACGGGCCGAGATGGGGCAGGACGGGCCGAGATGGGGCAGGACGGGCCGAGATGGGGCAGGACGGGCCGAGATGGGGCAGGACGGGCCGAGATGGGGCAGGACGGGCCGAGATGGGGCAGGACGGGCCGAGATGGGGCAGGACGGGCCGAGATGGGGCAGGACGGGCCGAGATGGGGCAGGACGGGCCGAGATGGGGCAGGACGGGCCGAGATGGGGCAGGACGGGCCGAGATGGGGAAGGACGGGCCGAGATGGGGAAGGACGGGCCGAGATGGGGAAGGACGGGCCGAGATGGGGAAGGACGGGCCGAGATGGGGAAGGACGGGCCGAGATGGGGAAGGACGGGCCGAGATGGGGCAGGACGGGCCGAGATGGGGCAGGACGGGCCGAGATGGGGCAGGACGGGCCGAGATGGGGCAGGACGGGCCGAGATGGGGCAGGACGGGCCGAGATGGGGCAGGACGGGCCGAGATGGGGCAGGACGGGCCGAGATGGGGCAGGACGGGCCGAGATGGGGAAGGACGGGCCGAGATGGGGAAGGACGGGCCGAGATGGGGAAGGACGGGCCGAGATGGGGCAGGACGGGCCGAGATGGGGCAGGACGGGCCGAGATGGGGCAGGACGGGCCGAGATGGGGCAGGACGGGCCGAGATGGGGCAGTCACCTGGGCATTTTTTTCACACACCTAAGACATGCTTACCTCACTaaccaactcccccctccccctatatttcattgaaaactctaacAAGAACTGTAAGTGAAACAAAGACAAAAGAAAATAGCAACGTAAAAGGCAAAACCTACCCCAGCCACtgagcgccacctagtggtaatGAGGACGGGGCATCTCCCTGAGGGAACAAAGCAAGTGTAGAGAATTACTGAACGGaggacactgacatcacacagcacaatgtataggattactgacatcacacagcacaatgtataggattactgacatcacacagcacaatgtataggacactgacatcacacagcacaatgtataggacactgacatcacacagcacaatgtataggacactgacatcacacagcacaatgtataggacactgacatcacacagcacaatgtataggacactgacatcacacagcacaatgtataggacactgacatcacaccgcacaatgtataggactactgacatcacacagcacaatgtataggacactgacatcacaccgcacaatgtataggacactgacatcacacagcacaatgtataggacactgacatcacacagcacaatgtataggacactgacatcacacagcacaatgtataggacactgacatcacacagcacaatgtataggacactgacatcacacagcacaatgtataggacactgacatcacacagcacaatgtataggacactgacatcacacagcacaatgtataggattactgacatcacacagcacaatgtataggacactgacatcacacagcacaatgtataggacactgacatcacacagcacaatgtataggacactgacatcacaccgcacaatgtataggacactgacatcacacagcacaatgtataggattactgacatcacacagcacaatgtataggacactgacatcacaccgcacaatgtataggacactgacatcacacagcacaatgtataggattactgacatcacacagcacaatgtataggacactgacatcacaccgcacaatgtataggacactgacatcacacagcacaatgtataggatTACTGACATCACACCgcacaatgtataggacactgacatcacaccgcacaatgtataggacactgacatcacacagcacaatgtataggacactgacatcacaccgcacaatgtataggacactgacatcacacagcacaatgtataggacactgacatcacacagcacaatgtataggacactgacatcacaccgcacaatgtataggacactgacatcacaccgcacaatgtataggacactgacatcacacagcacaatgtataggacactgacatcacacagcacaatgtataggacactgacatcacacagcacaatgtataggattactgacatcacacagcacaatgtataggacactgacatcacacagcacaatgtataggattactgacatcacacagcacaatgtataggactactgacatcacacagcacaatgtataggacactgacatcacacagcacaatgtataggacactgacatcacacagcacaatgtataggacactgacatcacacagcacaatgtataggacactgacatcacacagcacaatgtataggacactgacatcacacagcacaatgtataggacactgacatcacacagcacaatgtataggacactgacatcacacagcacaatgtataggacactgacatcacacagcacaatgtataggacactgacatcacacagcacaatgtataggacactgacatcacacagcacaatgtataggacactgacatcacacagcacaatgtataggacactgacatcacacagcacaatgtataggacactgacatcacacagcacaatgtataggacactgacatcacacagcacaatgtataggatTACTGACATCACACCgcacaatgtataggacactgacatcacacagcacaatgtataggacactgacatcacacagcacaatgtataggacactgacatcacaccgcacaatgtataggacactgacatcacaccgcacaatgtataggactactgacatcacacagcacaatgtataggacactgacatcacacagcacaatgtataggacactgacatcacacagcacaatgtataggattactgacatcacacagcacaatgtataggactactgacatcacacagcacaatgtataggacactgacatcacaccgcacaatgtataggacactgacatcacaccgcacaatgtataggactactgacatcacacagcacaatgtataggacactgacatcacacagcacaatgtataggacactgacatcacacagcacaatgtataggacactgacatcacacagcacaatgtataggacactgacatcacacagcacaatgtataggacactgacatcacacagcacaatgtataggacactgacatcacacagcacaatgtataggacactgacatcacacagcacaatgtataggacactgacatcacacagcacaatgtataggacactgacatcacacagcacaatgtataggacactgacatcacacagcacaatgtataggacactgacatcacacagcacaatgtataggacactgacatcacacagcacaatgtataggacactgacatcacacagcacaatgtataggacactgacatcacacagcacaatgtataggacactgacatcacacagcacaatgtataggacactgacatcacacagcacaatgtataggacactgacatcacacagcacaatgtataggacTACTGACCGATGCACTCAGACATTACACACCTCACATATTGCTGGTTCATCTTTAGAGATCAGACTGCAGGAAGGGATGAGGGCACCACAGGGCAGAAGTCTGCTAACACACCACAGACCGAGCCCGTCCTGTGAGGGACCCACGGCCAGGCCACAAGGGAGGTCGTGCAGAGCCTTAAGAACGGCATCTTGTGCACAGTCCACAGGCGGAGAGGAGGCTGAGGGATTCATGTGACCTGCCAGATACAAAGAGAGGTTTAagttcaaaaaaataaagggaacacttaagcaacaaaatgtaactccgagcagcacatggaggccgcacacagtactcagccccatcaggagcatggccaggtgttgtagggaggtcatacagtgttggccaaaagtatcgccccctgcagtcctgtcagataatcctcgctgtcccccagataatgattacacagcacagactcttatatagtatataagtgacacagggtatatacagtataagtatcgccccctgcagtcctgtcagataatcctcgctgtcccccagataatgattacacagcacagactcttatatagtatataagtgacacagggtatatacagtataagtatcgccccttgcagtcctgtcagataatcctcgctgtccccagataatgattacacagcacagactcttatatagtatataagtgacacagggtatatacagtataagtatcgccccctgcagtcctgtcatataatcctcactgtcccccagataatgattacacagcacagactcttatatagtatataagtgacacagggtatatacagtataagtatcgccccctgcagtcctgtcagataatcctcgctgtcccccagataatgattacacagcactgactcttatatagtatataagtgacacagggtatatacagtataagtatcgccccctgcagtcctgtcagataatcctcgctgtcccccagataatgattacacagcactgactcttatatagtatataagtgacacagggtatatacagtataagtatcgccccctgcagtcctgtcagataatcctcgctgtcccccagataatgattacacagcactgactcttatatagtatataagtgacacagggtatatacagtataagtatcgccccctgcagtcctgtcagataatcctcgctgtcccccagataatgattacacagcactgactcttatatagtatataagtgacacagggtatatacagtataagtatcgccccctgcagtcctgtcagataatcctcgctggcaaactccagcctggcttctgtctgtgggtaagaagtggggtcttcctgggtctcctcccatacagtcccttctcattcagacgctgacgctggatagtacggggtgacactgttgtaccctcggactgcagggcagcttggacttgtttggatgttagtcgaggttctttatccgccatccgcacaatcttgcggtgaaatctctggtcaatgtttcttctccgtccacatctagggaggttagccacagggccatgggctttacacttcttactgacactgcacacggtagacacaggaacattcagggctttggagatggacttgtagccttgagattgctcaggcttcctcacaattttgcttctcaagtcctcagacagtgctttggtcttctttcttttctccatgctcaatgtggtcacacaaggacacaggacagaggtggagtcaactttaatccatttcaactggctgcaagtgtgatttagttattgccaacaCCTGTTAAGGTGTCTCAGGGAAGcaacaggtgctggtaattacacaaattacagaagcatcacatgatttttcagacagtgccaatacttttgtccacccccttttttatgtttgctgtggaattatatccaatttggctttttgacaattctttttgtgattttccattgaagacaaattaaatgaagaaaataccaaagaatttgtgactgtaatcattatctggaagacaccgaggattatctgacagaattgcaggggggccaatacttttggccaactctgtacaggcccgtggaggtcacacactactcagcctcatactgacaggtCTTATGGACATGACATCATAGTTGGATCGGCCTGTAGTGGGTTTttccacttttatttattttatttttattttattttttttttgggggggacaactCCTAATCCAGGTCTCCATTTGATAATAAACAGATGTCAGAGGAACCGCACACTGGATAACTATAGGGACTATGGGTGCTAGCAGTCAGAGAGTCCTGCGACTCGTATACAATGcaaacaaatgctgctgcacaccgtaaataggtgaaagggtgaaacaatttttttatttttagtacattAAATTTTGGTACATTAGCGCCATGGATTGATTTGACAAGCATAAAgagagtactagatcaataaacaaacataacgtttcggtcatagtCGACCTTCATCAGATCGGATCTAGAAAAGAGATAACAACACTATAAGTATAACTGGAATAAAATAACAATGTAGTCCACAGTATGGCAAATAAATGGGCATAATGACCAAGTGATTAGACAATAAGAGGGAAATAAAGAGaaataaaaggggaaaaaaaactgaaacataTGGGCCAAAAGTGGATGAAGGTATAGAGAGAGGGGGACGCAAGACAACTAAAACAGCCAAAATATAGATGGAAGAAAGAACAAAATAC from Leptodactylus fuscus isolate aLepFus1 chromosome 7, aLepFus1.hap2, whole genome shotgun sequence carries:
- the ZNF408 gene encoding zinc finger protein 408; amino-acid sequence: MNPSASSPPVDCAQDAVLKALHDLPCGLAVGPSQDGLGLWCVSRLLPCGALIPSCSLISKDEPAICEGDAPSSLPLGGAQWLGFIRKSAKKENVKLCSLGGILHLQVTTSVQPGCELLLPLQELMVCGEETEDPAPCSPNSVSDSAASDCLQEVGDDGQAQQNKEILGSSACLLPSLHPEVLVVTPHPKCRTSSGESELEAAAVTAEQEEAESLLIPEPEGAKLSSSPEPTGDLPLGAPIAQAECTETTDLSEVNVAENEMTCGMASTAKSQHVTPMPAAKSPDNAKYTEHKNTTRDRSPGGRRRGRGDRTEPQGVKPCTGQNGRISKRKCAGKKEERRSKVARLEEREDPPQDAKKSHETKATKPKEPSERKFQCKDCAKSFSQLGHLKRHSFIHSGLKPHLCPECGKEYCSEESYKAHLLGHRGLRPFKCSQCDKAYGTQRDLKEHSVLHTGQRPYHCQDCGKSFARRPTLRIHRKNYCTPRASETKTLLQCSICDKQLANVCSLRNHMLIHTGEKPYTCAECGSTFRHRGNLRIHQRLHTGEKPYKCQYCGDAFPQQPELKRHLIIHTGEMHLCTVCGKALKDPHTLRAHERLHTGERPFLCTYCGKSYPIATKLRRHLKSHLEEKPFRCHVCGMGYSFQHSLNRHLHSHRDEGLQSVATNEVRLEESEPGHTLVLVHVHEDSDKILVSSCPEDSEPGKSHHSLLPIDSETLEVHTVAMSHEDGILQKEQSPRVLLVPHTLDFSTVAEVVVELGL